From the genome of Setaria viridis chromosome 1, Setaria_viridis_v4.0, whole genome shotgun sequence:
ACCGCTTCGGATGGAGACCGAACCAACGGCCGAGATGAGGGGTagactttttcttcttccccagGGAAGATGCCTTCGATGGGATGGAAGCTTCTGGTTCCCGCCTCCCAGTTTCTTTTGTCATCGCAGGGGAGGTGAGGTGACAACGCGGCGGGGCAGTTGGCGGTTTGGcagccggcgcccggcgccccaCTTCCACGATGGGGACGCGTTGACGAGCCGTGGCGGGCGAGCCAAACTTCCACCTTCTCTCTcgtctcctccttcctccgggAACGAGGCGCACGAATCCCGCCGTGATCCCGCGAGACGGCGGCCCGGCcgcaccctccgccgccgccctgcctaACCGCGACTCGCCTGACCACGTCTCCGTctccggctgctgctgcctgctgacgcgcgcgtcgccgtcgcggtggTTGCGGTCCGCTGCCGTGGGCGCGTGGTGCTCCATTCCATTCGATGGCCAAACTCAGCTACCAACTCAGTTCTCCACAGCAATGCTGTTGTGGAGAGGGGACTGGGACTCTCGGAGAGATGAGAAGCTGCAGCATCCACAACAATGGCTGAAGGCTAAACTGACAAATTTCAGAGCAGAATTGGGAGGTCAGCCTCAGCCGGGATGATCTACACATAATGACATAACTTGATCTCCACATGATCCTTTGCTAGGAGTACTTTAAATCTTGACATGAGTAGCCAATAATCACAAAGGGGTTTCTATAAATTAAGCAATTAACAAATCAACATCTTGAGCTGGGTTTGAGCTGGCCTCTATGTATACAACATGTTCGGACACGTTCTTGCTTTTTTGCTTGTCCATCATTTTCCCATTCCTCTTTTTATGTAACAAAACAATGGATCCAATGAATCTTGCTAGAAAAAAGGAAgctcagaaaagaaaacaaaaaaaaacagggaagaagaagaagaagatttaaGTTAAGCGAGCGACCATAAGCTAGGCACAGGTGTGATAGATACACCAACCTAtctacctcctcctcccaccTCTGGATCGGCGGCGGTCATGGCAGCCTGCTCATGGCCTCCCGCAGCGCGCTCTTGAACCTGTCCAGGTCCATCCGTATGTTCTGCTTGTCCAGGTACGCGGCCTTGAGCGCGTCCCACCCCTGCTTGTGCACGGCGTAGGGGTCGGTGAGCACCTGGTGGTTCCTCGGGTACTGGTCGATCAGCGAGCTCTCCTCCAGCTTCACCTCGTAGTCCATGTAGCTGACCTCCAtgtccgccgccggctccttGAACGTCACGCTCGTCAGCCACTCCAGCCCGCCGAACGGCACCACCTGGATCAGCACGGCGCCCCGGGGCAGGAACACCATGTTGGTCAGCCCGGCGCCGTGCACCCCCACCATCACGTCCGCCGAGTTCACCAGCCGCGCGAACCCCGCCATGTCCGTGTGCTGGTCGGGCTCCGCCACGCGCACCTCGAAcccggcctccgcgccggcgcgcgccaTCTCCCGCTCGTTCAGGAACCGCCGGGACCCGCGGCGGGAGATGATGAGGAGCCGGGGCTTCCCGGCGCCCGTGGCCCCGCCGCGGGACGCCGCCTCGCGCTCGAGCCCGAATGCCCGCCGGAGCGCGCGCTTGAAGTCGACCACCGAGACGTGCCCCGGGGACCGCCGCGGGTCGACTCCCATGTCCTTGTGGAAGGTGGCGCCAGCGACGATGCGGGGGAAGCAGTGCACCTCCTGGTCGTTGTCGACGTCGATGACGTCGAACCGGGTGAGCTGGCGGAAGAAGGGGGTGAACTTGCCCACCCACCACGGCTTCATCCCGCTGAGGAGGAACTGGACGCGGCGCTTGAACTGGTGAGTGCTGATGAAGAGGGGGACCAGCACGTCGGTGTAGTCGTGGTAGAGGTTGCCGGAGAACCCGCCGTTGGAGAAGAGGAAGCCGGGGACCGAGTGGTTCCGGGTGCACGCcggcgcgccgtcgccgagcggCTTGAGGGTGTACTCGCGGACGTGGGCCATGGCGACGGGGTCGTGGTAGCGCGCGTACGGCTTGGTTCGCCACTCCCGGTCTATCCCGCTGACGTAGATGGTGGAGCGGTTCCCGTCCACCCGAATGTCGCCGGACGCGTCGCACCGCTCCGACCGCTTGCTCGTCATGTAGCACGTCGGCTTCGCCTTCCCCTTCTTGTCTCTGCCGCCGGTGGTGGGGGTGGCCACGGCGGCCGGCTTGGTCACCGCGGGCGCCGTGCTGGGCAGCACCTCCTCCttttcctcatcctcttcctcctctgaaACCCAAGAGGAAGCAGCGAATTTTCAGCACAAACCGCGTGGGGGCTCCAAGCGAATTTCGAAATCAGCGAAATCGTCAAAGAGCTCGATCGATTCATCACCTCCGGGCGTCCTTGCCGGCGACTCCTCCGTCTCCATCCGGATGCTGGCGTTCATCTGCTCCTGGAGCTGGTCCTCGGCCTTGCCTGCGCGCACGCACACCACAACAACGACGACGTCAGCAAGGGATCGGAGCTCCCCCACCACACCACAGGACAGCACGGCCCGGATCGAGGAAAAGGGATGAGATGAGACGAGGCGCGGCCGTACCGAAGGGGGTGGCGCAGTATCTGGCCTTGACGATGCTGAGGACGCAGAGCGACAGCAGCATGGCGCCGATGATGACGCCGTTGCTGACCCGCCGCGGCTCCTGCCGGCTCCGCAGCGACGACTtcatctcgccgccgccgccctcctcctcctcctcctcccgccgccggccggagcCCCCACCCGGCCCAGAtctggcgcgcgcgcgcgcccaaaGCAGCCGCCTTTCGTCGCGCCCCCCTCGAGGCCTTgacctgctctctctctctctctctctctctctctctctccgaagaagaaaggagaaggcgAGCTGGCAGGGAATGGGAACGGGGAGCGAGGACAAGCAAGCAGAGGAAGGAAGGCTCGAGATGCTATGCTTAGctgaaggggaggaaggagaCTGACTGGTCTTAAGCTGCCGCTGATGCTGCCGTGTGGAGCTGGATCTGACTATCTGAGGGGGGTGGGGCAGGGGGATTAGCCGATTAAACAACGTGTCATTACGCCGGGGATTAACGCAGGAGATTACCCTGTCACCTCGGATATTTGAACATAGTCTAatcataaaactaattgcatacgtggagtctaattcgcgagacgaatctattaaacctaattagtccatgattcgacaatgtggtactacagtaactatttgctaatgatgaattaattagctttGTAgtttcatctcgcgaattaggtgcaattagttttataattagctcatattaaaTTCTTCTAATTAGAATCCGAATATCCAATGTAACACTGCTACTTAAAGTTCAGCGCATCGTATCAAACACCCatgtatatattatatttacTATATCCAGCGGCATCTATcttagggagtgtttggatacgtcccctaaactttagtacctgtcacatcggatgtttggatactaattaggagtattaaatacagtctaattacaaaattaattgcacagatgaaatctaattcgcgaaacgaatctattaagcctaattagtccatgattgacaatgtggtgctacagtaaccatttgctaatgatggattaattaggcttaatagattcatctcgcgaattagtatatgGGTTATacagttagttttgtaattagttcatatttaatcctaCTAATTAGTATTTGAACATCCCATGTGACCGTTTAgtatctcgtatccaaacaccccagctaAGCATGGGAGCGAGGAGGAGAGCCAGTCGGTGGGGTGCATGGGCGCACGACGGCCGCGGTTGACCAGGCACCAGGCAGGAAGCCAGGAAGCAGCGGGCCCGCGTGGCCGTTGATTTCGCTCCGAGTGGTGGTGGGGCCAACCAAGCCGGTTGCTAACCGGCCTGCTAATTCCCCCGTTGGTCCGTCCGTTAACCAGCGGGCTGGACAGCGGGTGGGGTTTGGTTTGGACCGGGGGACCGGGTCGCGCCTCTGACCCAGTGACGCACGCCCCCGGCCACTGACCACGGGATAGTAGCGAGGAACCGAACAGTGATGTTGCGGTGCGGTGCCTCTTCttttcctccctctctcccggCAGGCGCTGCCGGGCCGTGACGCTCGCTCGTGTCGGTGACCCGCGCGCGAGAGGATACCCGGCCGATCCCATGTATTGCAATGCAGCAAGTGACGTGACGTCCAAAGGTTAGAGTTTGGGATCCATCGACACTCCAGGCTCCAGCCGTACAAGGACTGTACTCCTACGTCTTGGTGCAGATGTGGCCGTGCGAAGGGTGACACGGTCCCTTTGCGAACTGGgccttttttttgttgttgataAACACTCGAACTGGGCCTTGAAAGTTGGCAACGACTATAGGAGCTGCCGGCCAGACGAGCAACGACGATCCGGTACAGAACGCGCGCGGCCGCTAACCCCcgccacggcacggcacggaTCAGTCGGTTGCCGGCGCCTCACACGAACCTCCTCTCCACTACACCTCGCCGGGGGACCGTAACGTCGTGTCGAGCACTCCACCGCACGCTGCCCACCGGGGCGGGGCGCCATGTGCCGGTTCGTGTTCGGACGTGAGGGGATCGGATCCGACCTGCCAGCCAGGCACCATCGTCTACCGAAGCGCGTCACGCTCGTCACCGACcgatcgacgacgacgaagatACGTTCATTCACATGCCGCTCGCAACTTGCGTTTTATATATCGTCACTGCTAGTAGCAtacaaggggtgtttggatacgagatgctaagCTTTAGcaggtcacatcgaatattcggatgctaattagaagaattaaatatgagctaattataaaactaattgcatagatggagtctaattcgcgagaatctattaagactaattaatccatcattagcaaatagttactgtagcaccatattatcaaatcatggactaattaggattaatagattcgtctcgcgaattagactctatctatctgtgcaattaattttgtaattaaactatgtttaatactcctaattagtatcaaacatccgatatgacaggtactaaagtttaacacggtgttcccaaacaccccgcTAAGTACTCGCAGGAACACTCGCCTGCTGTCTCCTTCGCTCGCCTCTCTCGTGtgtttttcctctctctctctagactTCTAGGAGTTGTTGGATCGAACGAATCGTGTCTTGTTTATCCGAGGCCACGTTGCTCGGTTCATGCGCGTATTCTACTTGACTGCTTCTACCTAACAGGTACGATGGCACTGTCCGCGTACTGTGCTGGTAGCTACTCTACCGAGATGTTGTTGTTGCCGGCTCGATCCGAAACAAACGCGCTTGGCCGTATGCGCGCGGGCGTGTACGTCCATAAACGCACACGTTCTGACacgccgaagaaaaaaaaaaaccggGTGCGGCGTCGGTGTCAGCCCGCCCTGTCAGCCTCACGGCCTCGCGCCCGCGCGCTCCGTCCCGACCGTCCGTCcgtccctcctctctctctagtcTCGTGTCGTGTCGTGTCGTGTCGTCCCGTCCTCTCCTCTCGCGACCGAGCCACGCGGGGTCCTTGCGACGCGGGAAGCGTGCAGTACAATGAAATCGCACGCGTGTGTTTTCATATCAACTCAggaataaattcagaaaatccACCGGAATTCGTCTCCACCGAGGATCGAAATTGTGACCTCTTGGGGCCGGGGTGCTACTGAGGTTGCTGATCAACCCGTTCGCATTATCTGCAGTTAAGTTCGCACGCGCATCCCACacgttagattttttttaaaaaaaaagaggtaaaAAGAAACAAATCTTCCATTTGTGTGGCCCGGCCCAATGCGCGGCGCAGCCCAACACCCGTATCAGGACAGAAATGGGCTACCCGGGCCAACAGCACGCATTCCGACCGGGGGCACAacccgaggcggcggcgaaatGGAATAATGGCTTTCCATTAATTCCATTTCCCcctcccacctcctcctcccgccaattCCACCAGCACAGCGGCGCACCCACGCATTTCAATCCCCCACTCCCTTCCCCCACGCCCCCCAAAACAATTATTTATCCCTCCCCTTTTCTAGCTTTCTCTCACTCCGCTCCGCCGCATCCCCACCTCGCCCTCGTCGCCTCGAATTCCCCGAcccccgcgcggcgcggccgcgagGGCGGATTCGGATCCGCAAGGCGACAGGGGGGAGAGAGATCGCTGCGAGCGCGGCGGGACTGCGGGAGATCTCTGATATCTCCCTCGCtcgcgggccgccgccggcggggatgctgaggacgaagacgaccccgcggccgcgcggcgggaaggcgcggccccgcgccgccgctgcggcctcGGCGGTGAAGGCGAagcccgcggcggcgaccgAGGGGATCTCGCCGTCGGGGGAGCTCTCGCTGCAGCTGGAGCACGTctccctcttctccttcctctccgaCCGCTGCCCCACCGCCGCAGCCTCTGGGCTCACGCCATTCGAGGCgctcctggaggaggaggaggacggctaCCGCGCCGACCCGGCGGCCCTGCCGCCGCTTCCtcagccgcagccgccggccCCGTTGCCGCAGGAGGCCTCGCCGATGGACGCAGACGAGCCCATGGAGGAGAAGGATTGCTGCATCCTCAGCCAGGATTTCTTCTGGTCGGTACCGATTCGAGCTCTGTGTTAGTCTGCTGACAGATTATGGTCTCAGTCTCAGATTAACCCTATTCCTCTTCTTGCCATTTTGCAGCACCCCAGACTACATCACGCCGGAGATGCCGCAGGTGGCCAATGAATTCGATGACGATAAGGTGGGGAAGATGAGATTTTTCTCTTTCTGAGCGTGTGGATGACAGTGCAGTGACAATGTGCTGTGCTGAGCTCCATTTCCTCCCTAACTGTTTCGCTGGTTTTGTGCAGGAGAACATCCCTTGCCCCAAATCTCCGGAGAAGTCAGCGAATCCTCGGACCAAGCGGTACAGAACTGGTGAGTGAGACTCACACCCCTCAGATATATTACTGATTGATTGGAATGTGAAACTATCTCTGCCACAATATCCAATCAAGTAACTGTTGTGAACTCATGAATCGATGGGCTTGTTCAGTTTCCGTATTCCATCATAAGTGAGTGAATGATACTTGCAGATTGTTCATCCAAAGGCCTGGAATCCACAGAATTTTCTTTCGACCGGCAGATTACTCCAGTCCATTTTGACAGTCTGATTCAAGATGATTCGGAGGAAGAGAAGCTGATGCAACCTGCATTGCATAAGCGGGGTGGTTATGTCTCCCAGTCAGCAATGGCTCTGCGCTGCCGGGTGATGCCTCCACCATGTGTCAAGAACCCGTACCTGAATACGGATCCCTGTATAGATGATGCTGTTTACGGTGTGAGGCAATGCAACTCAGCAGGTATCATTTATGTGTTTCATGCTATCAAAACACCTCAAAAGTATGTACATTTCCCTTTCACACATCTGCGTGCTATGAGTCCTACTTCAGTTACTTGTACGTCTAATATGTAACTTAGGTGTGTCTCTTCAGGCTCAAcgtaattaaaaaaatattgatatcTGTGCAGTTATAGTTAAGGCTCAAACATAGCTAATTGTTTTCTAATGTATAAAGGGTTTTCTCCTTCAATTGGTGGCAATGGTCTTTCACGCTACAGAACTGATTTTCATGAAATTGAGGTATTGCCTAAATATATATTACCTGTACATGTTCAGGCTGCACTTGTCCACTTCGATGGGCAGTTTTATTCACTAATATGGTAACATGCTTAATTCCCAGAAAATTGGCCATGGGAACTTCAGCGTTGTGTTCAAAGTTCTGAACAGGATAGATGGGTGCTTGTATGCAGTGAAACGGAGCATCAAGCAATTGCATAATGACATGGAAAGGTAACTGCATAGCAGTCTTAGTGCTTCTTTAGGACCAGGATCGTCCATCAACTAATATTGTGTACTGCATCTTCCATTGCAGGAGGCAAGCAGTGAAGGAAGTCCAAGCTATGGCAGCCTTAGGTGACTCAATaaactttctttttcttcactttCAGCTGCATTTGTGAGGAAGGTTGTAACTTGTAACATTGGTGTCATGTTGTTCCAGGTTCTCATGAGAACATAGTTCGATACTTCACATCATGGTTTGAGAATGAGCAACTTTATATTCAGATGGAACTATGTGATCGCTGTCTATCTGTGAATCGAAACCAGCCACGGAAGCGTGGGGAAGCCTTGGAACTTCTGTACCAGGTTTGAGACTTTGAATTACTAAGCTGTCATTTACCAAATTAATTCCTTCTTGATCACTGAGCTAGTATGCAAACTAGCCTGTCTTTTTAATGTTGCAAGCTTTAGTCTTAATATTGTAATTTGTTTTAAGCAACTTTCTAGAAACATGGAACTACTCATTAGCATGTTTCCCATTCAGCTGCCATCCACTTAGCTTCTATGCACATTTACCATTTGAGCCTGACCATTTTGGTTCAGAAGGAATGTCTTCTGGGAACTAATTATGCAAGTTTCAAGATTGTTGTAACAAAATTACAATAGGAGAAAGATCGCATTTCATTGGCCTAGGTTAAATTAAAGAGATATTGGATTGATAGGTTCCGTGGTCTCTCATACCAACCTGTTGAACACATACCAAGTTAGTCGATGTGAAGATGTCAAGAAATATTGGATGCATGCTAGTTTTGTGGTGTATGTATGATCTACAACTACAAAGTCTAAATATGTTCTACTTGTGCAAGCTTTAGAGTGGGAGAGATCCACTTCAAAATTATTTATACCAATGAGGAATGTGTAATCTATGTCCTGTTAGACATGAATTAgtaatatttcatttttttaatctctCTGGAGTTCATCCAGCAGTCAGCACTAACACTTCTAATCATGTATTGTTAgacacatactccctccgtcccaaaataaatgCACATCTCACTTCTCGAGGAGTCGAACtctttaagtttgaccaaaatttatacaaaaatgTACTACTATTTATGATGTataataagtatcattagacTGAGGATTGAGTATACTTtcctaataaatttatttggagaTATAAATGTTGATAATATTTTCTATATTCTTAGTCAAACTTGAAAATGTTTGACTCAGAGAAGCGAGATGTGCgcttattttgggatggagtgAGTAGAGTAGTAATGTTcccttttttttaatctctcTGCATTCAGCACTAATCATTCTAATCTGGTTTACTTCACCAGAAAGCATTTTCCACTTATTTTTAATGTATgtcatggttaaaatattaatgaTAAACTTTGTGAAACTGAAGAtctgtgaaggcttggatttcATTCATGAACGTGGCATAGCACACCTTGATGTGAAGCCTGATAACATATATGTCAGCAATGGTATTTATAAGCTTGGAGATTTTGGTTGTGCTACACTTATTAACCGAAGTTTGGCAATTGAAGATGGAGATTCACGTTATATGCCTCCAGAAATGCTGAATGATAAGTATGAGCATCTTGACAAGGTTGACATCTTTTCTCTTGGGGCGGCCATCTATGAGCTTATAAGAGGTACGCCGCTTCCAGAGTCTGGGCCTCACTTTACAAGTATCAGAGAGGGCAAGATTCCATTACTTCCAGGGTGCCCAATGCAGTTTCAGAATTTAATTAAGGTATAACATCATATGGCTTCTCCTTTACAGTTATTTGCTTTGGTTTCCCTCTATATCATATGCAGAATGGTGATCAAATGGTACTATTCGATGTGATCACTTCCCTTGGATGGAAATTCTATACCTAACATATTAAGCATATTACTTCACACCCAACACTGTTCCTGTCCTCTAATTCTGAACTTAATCCCATAGCTGATTAGTGTTTGTACACAACACGATGTTGGGATTGTTACTTTTTATTCTTTTGTTGAAATACTAGTGTTATTCATGTTAACAAGCAGTTGCTTCCCAAGCATATGGCACTTGGCACATATGCTTCCAACTTCCAACTGATGAAACAGTAGTAGAATATGATATAGTTGCCTACTTTGCCTCTCAGAGGGATTGGTGCCCACTGCcagtagcttttttttttctgagtgTATTTTACTAGTTCGTTCTATGGCTGAGACAGAGCAAACAGCTTGTTGATAGTGAAATTGCATTTCTGCCATACTAATCTGGGTACATAATATCGGCTTCTTTATGCTGAGTTACAACTTTGGAGAATTTTGTTTGCTAGTCGCTTTATGACTTTAACAGACTCTGGTGTCCTTCATTCGTACCATAGTGCCGAAACATTTTTTTACAGCAGAAGTAATAAGTGAAAATGAGcctaaatattatttttctgcCCATTTTTCAGTCCATGATGGATCCTGATCCGTTGAGGCGGCCTTCTGCAAAGGAGATCCTGAGACATCCCACATTCGAGAAGCTCCACAAGGTCCCAGCGAAGAAGTAGAAACACCGCTGCCCATCAGATCCCACCAGCAAGAGAGCAAGCGGGCTCAGCTGCTATTCACCACCAGCTGTTCCCAAATTTTGTATATCTATGGACATGGCTCTCCAAACGATTCACTTAGAATCGGTTTCCTCCCAGTGATGGCCAATATGCCTGCACTGATCTGATTTTGTATAGATGCTTGAAACCAAGGAGTGATCCTATCTTAACGCTGGGAATCTGAGTAGCGCTTGTAAGTTATGGCTGTGTCATCATGTGTTAAGGCTACCATTCTTTGGTTGCTGATGTTCTGTCTTGGCTGTGCTTAGCTTTTGTGCTGGAAGAATGCTCGAGTCATCTGTCATCCTATTTGTGCCGTCTAATCTAGCACGGCTGGAGGATTGACTCTGTGCACAAGTACCCTTGGATGTGTGATGTGTCTATGCTCTGTTACTAAGTCAGCTTGATCGCATTTTGTTGTCAGAATTTTCTAGGGGGTGCATGGGTTCTACACCTGCCAAGTTTGTTGTGTTTCATATGAAATGCCGTGCCTTAAACAGTTTTACTCAAATTCTTAAGGAATGCTCACGTTCTTTAACAGGATGTTTTTGCTTATGAATTCACTGGATTACAGTATTGTTTCTCAGACTTTACATAATGCTCCATTTTCAGAAGATTAGTTAACTCAGATTTTATTAGAATTAGAATAATTTGAGTATGCTAGTGTGTGTCTTTGTCCAAGTTGCCTTTTACTTTTGTTCGTGTGAGCGTGTGGAACCATCGCCATCGATCGCGTTCGTTCATCAACTAGTTAACGCTCATCGATTCCGCAGAAAGAGCGCCACGACTTGCTCGGTTCTGCGACTGCGAGCCGTGTATGCGAATCGTCGCTGGTTCGAGAGCCACGAGGAAATCGAAACCCCCATGATTGCAAGCGAATGGTCCGGAAGGAGAGTGATGGCGGCGACGAGAGCGGttgcggccgccgccaccttggcGGCACCAGGTCGAGGGGAGGTGCGGCGCTCGTCTACGGCGTCCGCATCCCCTCCCCAGCCTCCGCCTCCGGGGTGCCcgtgcgctcgccgccgcggccgccggcgtcatcATCGTCCCTGACCGCGTGGTCCGAAGCGGTCTAGGACTCGGGCCTCGTCGGCATCCCCCACCATCCGCGCCTCCAACCCAAGCGCGagatggccgccaccgccacgacgGGACGCGCGGCTCAACAAGGTCAGTCCCGTCGTCCCATCACGACGAGGTCAATGGTCAACTCAACCCCCCAATAAGCTCGCGTGACGTGTCTCGTGAGTTCACTGTTGCTTCGTACGCCTTCCTGGTTGCTCGGCTCGGCAACTGAGCAGGGGAAATTTCACGAGCCCAATACGCTTCCCCTGCCTTGCTTTTCCGTCGTCCATTTGAGGCGAAAATGACGGTCACGGTGCTTGAATTGTTCCAATCCTTCtcgattttttctttttgaccgCTGAGCTCTGTGCAATTTTTCGTCGGTGGGTTGGTGTAGGAGGTGGCCCTTTGTACCCTTTCTACAATGGTAAAGCGAACGCATTTGCCCTTTTGGTTCTGCCGTCAATGGCTGACGAGAGGGAGGGACGACCAATTGGAGAGCACTCCTTTCTTTCTCGCCAGGATCGCGCTCCTGTCGTCTTGCCCCTGATCTCCTCTACTCTAATAATTCACCTCAAGTGGAATTTTCCGATGCTTTATTCCAATCCGGCTAGCCCCGGTGGTGCTACTCGTTAGGTGGCTTCTGGTGTGGGTACTCTGAAGCGATACGACTTTTGCGCCCCCCCCACACTCTGCTTGTGCTGTCCATTTGCTCCGTTGCTTGAATATATTCTGTTCAGTTTTTATAGTCATGTGTGCCGTGAGGCGTGAGAATTATTCCATCCAAGCGTCAGTTCTGATAAGTGTTCGTTTCTGACCATGCAACCTCATCTGGATTGGGTCTCGGCCGTTGCTTGCTCCAGGAAGGTGCATTTTCTCTTCTCCCATCCTTTGTGGAACTCGTGCCCTTTTCTCTTTTTGTATCATAATTTGTCGAGTCAAACTTACTTGATGCTTTATTTTAACTCCCTTCCGTACTAGTTTCCTTGTAACTTTTGCTTGGATTGTCCTGCGAGAGCGCAGGTGTCCTTGTCTTCTCATGTTCTTGGCTAATTCCACCGATAAGGTGTCTTGCCTTGCATTATGCAGCAAGCTCCTATTTAAATTTGATAAGTTTGACTTCGGAAGGGGATTACTTTTTTTATTAGGCCGGGACAGGATGTTATTACTAAAACGTTATAGCTACTGGCCTTCTGTTGTTTTACTTCCTTACTTGTTTATTTTGCTGGTGAATCCAGAGCGTCCAGTAGGCCTTCTTTTAAAGAAGGTACTATGGTTCAGCCAGTTTCCTGCAAAGGC
Proteins encoded in this window:
- the LOC117866804 gene encoding alpha-1,3-arabinosyltransferase XAT2 codes for the protein MKSSLRSRQEPRRVSNGVIIGAMLLSLCVLSIVKARYCATPFGKAEDQLQEQMNASIRMETEESPARTPGEEEEDEEKEEVLPSTAPAVTKPAAVATPTTGGRDKKGKAKPTCYMTSKRSERCDASGDIRVDGNRSTIYVSGIDREWRTKPYARYHDPVAMAHVREYTLKPLGDGAPACTRNHSVPGFLFSNGGFSGNLYHDYTDVLVPLFISTHQFKRRVQFLLSGMKPWWVGKFTPFFRQLTRFDVIDVDNDQEVHCFPRIVAGATFHKDMGVDPRRSPGHVSVVDFKRALRRAFGLEREAASRGGATGAGKPRLLIISRRGSRRFLNEREMARAGAEAGFEVRVAEPDQHTDMAGFARLVNSADVMVGVHGAGLTNMVFLPRGAVLIQVVPFGGLEWLTSVTFKEPAADMEVSYMDYEVKLEESSLIDQYPRNHQVLTDPYAVHKQGWDALKAAYLDKQNIRMDLDRFKSALREAMSRLP
- the LOC117846034 gene encoding wee1-like protein kinase, whose translation is MLRTKTTPRPRGGKARPRAAAAASAVKAKPAAATEGISPSGELSLQLEHVSLFSFLSDRCPTAAASGLTPFEALLEEEEDGYRADPAALPPLPQPQPPAPLPQEASPMDADEPMEEKDCCILSQDFFCTPDYITPEMPQVANEFDDDKENIPCPKSPEKSANPRTKRYRTDCSSKGLESTEFSFDRQITPVHFDSLIQDDSEEEKLMQPALHKRGGYVSQSAMALRCRVMPPPCVKNPYLNTDPCIDDAVYGVRQCNSAGFSPSIGGNGLSRYRTDFHEIEKIGHGNFSVVFKVLNRIDGCLYAVKRSIKQLHNDMERRQAVKEVQAMAALGSHENIVRYFTSWFENEQLYIQMELCDRCLSVNRNQPRKRGEALELLYQICEGLDFIHERGIAHLDVKPDNIYVSNGIYKLGDFGCATLINRSLAIEDGDSRYMPPEMLNDKYEHLDKVDIFSLGAAIYELIRGTPLPESGPHFTSIREGKIPLLPGCPMQFQNLIKSMMDPDPLRRPSAKEILRHPTFEKLHKVPAKK